One window of the Anaeromyxobacter dehalogenans 2CP-C genome contains the following:
- the leuD gene encoding 3-isopropylmalate dehydratase small subunit — translation MEPIRVIESRTVVLPRENVDTDQIIPARFLKVTDKKGLGKALFSDWRYAADGSPRPDFVLNRPEAQGCSILVAGDNFGCGSSREHAPWALVDAGVRAVISTRIADIFRNNALKNGLVPVVLDPASHAKLLAAPGASVRVDVEAQTVTLPDGSTAKFPIDGFARYCLLNGVDELGFLLAQDADIAAFEGGRR, via the coding sequence ATGGAACCGATCCGCGTCATCGAGAGCCGCACCGTCGTCCTCCCCCGCGAGAACGTGGACACCGACCAGATCATCCCGGCCCGCTTCCTCAAGGTCACCGACAAGAAGGGGCTCGGCAAGGCGCTGTTCTCCGACTGGCGCTACGCCGCCGACGGCTCGCCCCGCCCCGACTTCGTCCTGAACCGGCCGGAGGCCCAGGGCTGCTCGATCCTGGTGGCGGGCGACAACTTCGGCTGCGGCTCGTCGCGCGAGCACGCGCCCTGGGCGCTGGTGGACGCCGGCGTCCGCGCGGTGATCTCCACGCGCATCGCCGACATCTTCCGCAACAACGCGCTCAAGAACGGGCTCGTCCCGGTGGTGCTCGACCCGGCCAGCCACGCGAAGCTGCTCGCCGCCCCGGGCGCGAGCGTCCGCGTGGACGTCGAGGCGCAGACCGTCACGCTGCCCGACGGCTCGACCGCGAAGTTCCCGATCGACGGGTTCGCGCGCTACTGCCTGCTGAACGGCGTGGACGAGCTCGGCTTCCTGCTCGCGCAGGACGCGGACATCGCCGCGTTCGAAGGGGGCCGCCGGTGA
- the leuC gene encoding 3-isopropylmalate dehydratase large subunit translates to MSKRSDGNQPRTIIDKVWDAHVVRAETPDAPAILYVDLHLVHEVTSPQAFTVLRERGLKLRRPERTLATMDHSIPTLPRGADGRWPFVDAQAAAQVSQMERNCADFGVELHGLGDEAQGVVHVFGPEMGATQPGMTVVCGDSHTATHGAFGALAFGIGTSEVGHVLASQCLLQRRPRTLAVRVDGALGPGLSAKDLILAIIARLGVGGGTGHVIEYLGPAVRALSMEGRMTLCNMSIEAGARAGLVAPDDTTFQWLAGRPRAPKGAAWDEAVARWRALPSDEGATYDRELRLDASALEPMITFGTNPGQGIAVTGLVPDPAAERDASARTTLEAALRYMGLVPGKPIAGQKVDVVFIGSCTNGRIEDMREAARVLKGRKVRTRTLVVPGSHRVKKDAEAEGIDRVVREAGAEWREPGCSMCIAMNGDDIRAGQYCVSTSNRNFEGRQGPGGRTLLASPLTAAAAAVTGAVADPRRVLEGR, encoded by the coding sequence ATGTCGAAGCGCAGCGACGGCAACCAGCCGAGGACCATCATCGACAAGGTCTGGGACGCGCACGTGGTCCGCGCCGAGACCCCGGACGCGCCCGCGATCCTCTACGTGGACCTGCACCTGGTGCACGAGGTGACCAGCCCGCAGGCGTTCACGGTGCTGCGGGAGCGCGGCCTGAAGCTCCGCCGCCCCGAGCGCACGCTCGCCACCATGGACCACTCCATCCCGACGCTGCCCCGCGGCGCGGATGGCCGGTGGCCGTTCGTGGACGCGCAGGCGGCCGCGCAGGTCTCGCAGATGGAGCGCAACTGCGCCGACTTCGGCGTCGAGCTGCACGGGCTCGGCGACGAGGCGCAGGGCGTGGTTCACGTGTTCGGCCCGGAGATGGGCGCCACCCAGCCCGGCATGACGGTGGTGTGCGGCGACAGCCACACCGCCACGCACGGCGCGTTCGGCGCGCTCGCGTTCGGGATCGGCACCTCCGAGGTCGGCCACGTGCTCGCCTCGCAGTGCCTGCTGCAGCGCCGCCCCCGCACGCTGGCCGTGCGGGTGGACGGGGCGCTCGGCCCGGGCCTCTCCGCCAAGGACCTGATCCTCGCGATCATCGCGAGGCTCGGGGTGGGCGGCGGCACCGGCCACGTCATCGAGTACCTCGGCCCCGCGGTCCGCGCGCTCTCGATGGAGGGCCGCATGACCCTCTGCAACATGTCGATCGAGGCGGGCGCCCGCGCCGGCCTGGTCGCGCCGGACGACACCACCTTCCAGTGGCTGGCCGGCCGGCCCCGCGCGCCGAAGGGCGCCGCGTGGGACGAGGCGGTGGCCCGCTGGCGCGCGCTGCCGTCGGACGAGGGCGCCACCTACGACCGCGAGCTCCGCCTGGACGCCTCCGCGCTCGAGCCGATGATCACGTTCGGCACGAACCCGGGGCAGGGCATCGCCGTCACCGGCCTGGTGCCGGACCCGGCCGCGGAGCGGGACGCCTCCGCCCGCACCACGCTCGAGGCCGCGCTCCGCTACATGGGGCTCGTCCCCGGCAAGCCGATCGCCGGGCAGAAGGTGGACGTGGTGTTCATCGGCTCCTGCACCAACGGCCGCATCGAGGACATGCGCGAGGCGGCCCGGGTGCTGAAGGGGCGCAAGGTGCGGACCCGCACGCTGGTGGTGCCCGGCTCGCACCGGGTGAAGAAGGACGCCGAGGCCGAGGGCATCGACCGCGTCGTGCGCGAGGCCGGCGCCGAGTGGCGCGAGCCCGGCTGCTCGATGTGCATCGCCATGAACGGCGACGACATCCGGGCCGGCCAGTACTGCGTCTCCACGTCGAACCGCAACTTCGAGGGGCGCCAGGGCCCCGGCGGGCGGACGCTCCTCGCCAGCCCGCTCACCGCCGCGGCCGCCGCGGTGACGGGCGCCGTCGCCGATCCCCGCCGCGTGCTGGAGGGCCGGTGA
- a CDS encoding 2-isopropylmalate synthase: protein MSDAGQRVTIFDTTLRDGEQSPGASMNLGQKLQVARALRDLGVDVIEAGFAAASPGDLEAIQAVSRQVEGPIIASLSRCNKGDIEASWKALADAPRRRCHVFLATSPIHRDFKLKLAKDEIIKRSVDGVKLAREKFDDVEFSAEDSARTELEFLAEVVERVIEAGAGTVNIPDTVGYALPSTYAETIRYLRKHVRGIEKAIISVHCHNDLGMAVANSLAGVLEGARQVECTINGIGERAGNASLEEIVMAFRTRHDVLGVTTGVQTERLFPTSRLVSQVTGLHVQRNKAIVGQNAFAHEAGIHQHGMLTNRETYEIMRPEEVGFARSQLVLGKHSGRHALKDRLLALGYQLDEAQIDKVFADFKVLADKKKDIYDADIEALVVHGQILGKGSVAWELEALSTTSGTGTLPCASVALRSAAGERIQEVAAGDGPVDAVYRAIEKVTGISLKLRDYQIASVSRGEDAQGEVSIEVEHPTGVYRGRALSTDIIEGSARAFLDVVNRIALKMPPPTESEARAEMGTP, encoded by the coding sequence GTGAGCGACGCAGGCCAAAGGGTCACCATCTTCGACACCACCCTCCGCGACGGGGAGCAGTCGCCGGGGGCGTCGATGAACCTGGGGCAGAAGCTCCAGGTGGCGCGGGCCCTTCGGGATCTGGGCGTGGACGTCATCGAGGCCGGGTTCGCGGCGGCCTCCCCCGGCGATCTGGAGGCCATCCAGGCGGTCAGCCGGCAGGTCGAGGGGCCGATCATCGCGAGCCTCTCCCGCTGCAACAAGGGCGACATCGAGGCCTCGTGGAAGGCGCTCGCCGACGCGCCGCGGCGCCGCTGCCACGTGTTCCTCGCCACCTCGCCCATCCACCGCGACTTCAAGCTGAAGCTCGCGAAGGACGAGATCATCAAGCGCTCCGTGGACGGCGTGAAGCTCGCCCGCGAGAAGTTCGACGACGTCGAGTTCTCCGCCGAGGACTCCGCCCGCACCGAGCTCGAGTTCCTCGCCGAGGTGGTCGAGCGCGTCATCGAGGCCGGCGCCGGCACCGTGAACATCCCGGACACGGTCGGCTACGCGCTCCCCTCGACGTACGCGGAGACCATCCGCTACCTGCGCAAGCACGTCCGCGGCATCGAGAAGGCGATCATCTCGGTGCACTGCCACAACGACCTGGGCATGGCGGTCGCGAACAGCCTGGCCGGCGTGCTCGAGGGCGCGCGCCAGGTCGAGTGCACCATCAACGGCATCGGCGAGCGCGCCGGGAACGCCTCGCTCGAGGAGATCGTCATGGCGTTCAGGACGCGCCACGACGTCCTCGGGGTGACCACCGGCGTGCAGACCGAGCGGCTCTTCCCCACCAGCCGCCTGGTGTCGCAGGTCACCGGGCTCCACGTGCAGCGCAACAAGGCCATCGTGGGCCAGAACGCGTTCGCGCACGAGGCCGGCATCCACCAGCACGGGATGCTCACCAACCGCGAGACCTACGAGATCATGCGGCCGGAGGAGGTCGGCTTCGCCCGCAGCCAGCTCGTGCTCGGCAAGCACTCCGGGCGCCACGCGCTGAAGGACCGGCTCCTCGCGCTCGGCTACCAGCTCGACGAGGCGCAGATCGACAAGGTGTTCGCCGACTTCAAGGTGCTGGCCGACAAGAAGAAGGACATCTACGACGCCGACATCGAGGCGCTCGTGGTCCACGGGCAGATCCTGGGGAAGGGGAGCGTGGCGTGGGAGCTGGAGGCGCTCTCCACCACCTCCGGCACCGGCACGCTGCCCTGCGCGTCGGTCGCGCTCCGCTCCGCCGCCGGCGAGCGGATCCAGGAGGTCGCGGCCGGCGACGGCCCGGTGGACGCGGTGTACCGCGCCATCGAGAAGGTCACCGGCATCAGCCTGAAGCTCCGCGACTACCAGATCGCGAGCGTGTCCCGCGGCGAGGACGCGCAAGGCGAGGTCTCCATCGAGGTCGAGCACCCGACCGGCGTGTACCGCGGGCGCGCGCTCTCCACCGACATCATCGAGGGCAGCGCGCGGGCGTTCCTCGACGTGGTCAACCGGATCGCCCTGAAGATGCCACCGCCCACCGAGAGCGAGGCCCGCGCGGAGATGGGGACGCCCTGA
- the thrS gene encoding threonine--tRNA ligase, with the protein MSDLVKVTLPDGSQKEAPRGTPVIDFVKGQIGAGLAKAAYFAKLDGAPVDLSRALDRDARLEIVTTRSPEALEVARHDAAHVMASVVQKLYPGTQVTIGPAIEDGFYYDFARETPFTPEDLEKIEKATNEAIKADLPFVRSEISMEAALALFEGMGERYKVEIVKDIAAKGAKTLTLYKHGDWVDFCLGPHGPSTGRIGVVKLLNVAGAYWRGDAKNAMLQRIYGTAFFDKKELDAHLAKLEEVKKRDHRRLGPQLGLFTFHEYAPGAPFWLPAGTVLYNVLEDAMRRLVLKNGYQEVKTPLLFNKRLWETSGHWGKYRENMFLVVDSESDPALALEDRCSFSLKPMNCPSHHLIYRMDKRSYRELPVRYFTTDALHRNEASGSLGGLTRVRQFEQDDAHIYLREEQVTDEVLRIFELMKVVYGAFGLGFEATFSTRPEQRIGDDALWDRAEALLRKSLDATGLKWTLNPGDGAFYGPKIDMLVTDSLGRRWQTCTIQLDYAAPERFDLTFVGEDNKEHRPVVIHRAIYGSFERFIAILTEHYAGAFPAWLAPVQARVVTVSDRFDAWAREAAAALQARGWRVEVDGSSDKLGAKIRNAQLAKIPFTLVVGEKEVEARGVSPRRHGGEDLKTMPLETFAELMAREATAPF; encoded by the coding sequence ATGTCCGACCTCGTGAAGGTGACGCTCCCCGATGGCAGCCAGAAGGAGGCGCCGCGGGGCACCCCGGTCATCGACTTCGTGAAGGGGCAGATCGGCGCAGGCCTCGCCAAGGCGGCCTACTTCGCGAAGCTGGACGGCGCGCCGGTGGACCTCTCGCGCGCCCTCGACCGCGACGCGAGGCTGGAGATCGTCACCACCCGGAGCCCGGAGGCGCTCGAGGTCGCGCGCCACGACGCCGCGCACGTGATGGCGAGCGTGGTGCAGAAGCTCTACCCCGGCACGCAGGTCACCATCGGCCCGGCCATCGAGGACGGCTTCTACTACGACTTCGCCCGCGAGACCCCGTTCACGCCCGAGGACCTCGAGAAGATCGAGAAGGCGACCAACGAGGCGATCAAGGCCGACCTGCCCTTCGTCCGCTCCGAGATCTCGATGGAGGCCGCGCTGGCGCTCTTCGAGGGCATGGGCGAGCGGTACAAGGTCGAGATCGTGAAGGACATCGCCGCGAAGGGCGCGAAGACCCTCACGCTCTACAAGCACGGCGACTGGGTGGACTTCTGCCTCGGGCCGCACGGCCCGTCCACCGGCCGCATCGGCGTCGTGAAGCTGCTGAACGTGGCCGGCGCGTACTGGCGCGGCGACGCGAAGAACGCGATGCTCCAGCGCATCTACGGCACCGCCTTCTTCGACAAGAAGGAGCTGGACGCGCACCTCGCGAAGCTCGAGGAGGTGAAGAAGCGCGACCACCGCCGCCTCGGCCCGCAGCTCGGGCTGTTCACGTTCCACGAGTACGCGCCCGGCGCGCCGTTTTGGCTCCCCGCCGGCACCGTCCTCTACAACGTGCTCGAGGACGCGATGCGCCGCCTGGTCCTGAAGAACGGGTACCAGGAGGTGAAGACGCCGCTGCTGTTCAACAAGCGGCTGTGGGAGACCTCCGGGCACTGGGGCAAGTACCGGGAGAACATGTTCCTGGTGGTGGACAGCGAGTCGGATCCGGCGCTGGCGCTGGAGGACCGGTGCAGCTTCTCGCTGAAGCCCATGAACTGCCCGTCGCACCACCTCATCTACCGGATGGACAAGCGCTCGTACCGCGAGCTGCCGGTCCGCTACTTCACCACCGACGCGCTCCACCGCAACGAGGCGTCCGGCTCGCTGGGCGGCCTCACCCGCGTGCGCCAGTTCGAGCAGGACGACGCGCACATCTACCTGCGCGAGGAGCAGGTGACCGACGAGGTGCTGCGGATCTTCGAGCTGATGAAGGTCGTGTACGGCGCGTTCGGCCTGGGCTTCGAGGCCACCTTCTCCACCCGCCCGGAGCAGCGCATCGGCGACGACGCGCTGTGGGACCGCGCCGAGGCGCTGCTGCGGAAGTCGCTCGACGCGACCGGGCTGAAGTGGACGCTCAACCCCGGCGACGGCGCGTTCTACGGCCCGAAGATCGACATGCTGGTGACCGACTCGCTCGGCCGCCGCTGGCAGACCTGCACCATCCAACTCGACTACGCCGCCCCCGAGCGCTTCGACCTCACCTTCGTGGGCGAGGACAACAAGGAGCACCGGCCGGTGGTGATCCACCGCGCCATCTACGGCTCGTTCGAGCGGTTCATCGCCATCCTCACCGAGCACTACGCCGGCGCGTTCCCGGCCTGGCTCGCGCCGGTGCAGGCGCGGGTGGTGACGGTCTCGGATCGCTTCGACGCGTGGGCGCGCGAGGCGGCGGCGGCGCTGCAGGCGCGCGGCTGGCGCGTCGAGGTGGACGGGTCCTCGGACAAGCTCGGCGCGAAGATCCGGAACGCGCAGCTCGCGAAGATCCCGTTCACGCTGGTCGTCGGCGAGAAGGAGGTCGAGGCGAGGGGCGTCTCGCCGCGCCGGCACGGCGGCGAGGACCTGAAGACGATGCCGCTCGAGACGTTCGCCGAGCTCATGGCCCGCGAGGCCACGGCGCCCTTCTGA
- a CDS encoding CDP-alcohol phosphatidyltransferase family protein, with product MSVPPPRPLEDEPRPAEDEASPVNLANALTALRIALAPAFLVLYVGGDRPRALAAFAAAAATDVLDGLVARALRQRTRLGAFLDPIADKFLAACALVALAATGRLPAWLPALVVARDLAQLAGAAFLRTVHRVIPVAPTRIGKYATFALAATVLTALAGDYGGYPRHAVEPYVAALGLLAALCVTLSFAQYFLFFLRAARAPGR from the coding sequence GTGAGCGTCCCGCCCCCGCGCCCGCTCGAGGACGAGCCCCGCCCGGCCGAGGACGAGGCCTCGCCGGTGAACCTCGCCAACGCGCTCACCGCGCTGCGCATCGCGCTCGCGCCCGCGTTCCTGGTCCTCTACGTGGGCGGCGACCGGCCCCGCGCGCTGGCCGCCTTCGCGGCCGCCGCGGCCACCGACGTGCTGGACGGGCTGGTGGCGCGCGCGCTCCGGCAGCGCACCCGGCTCGGCGCGTTCCTCGATCCCATCGCGGACAAGTTCCTGGCCGCGTGCGCGCTGGTGGCGCTGGCCGCCACCGGCCGGCTGCCGGCCTGGCTCCCGGCGCTGGTGGTGGCCCGCGACCTGGCGCAGCTCGCCGGCGCGGCGTTCCTGCGCACCGTCCACCGGGTCATCCCGGTCGCCCCCACGCGCATCGGCAAGTACGCCACCTTCGCGCTCGCCGCGACCGTGCTCACCGCGCTCGCCGGCGACTACGGCGGCTACCCGCGCCACGCGGTGGAGCCGTACGTGGCGGCCCTGGGGCTGCTCGCGGCGCTGTGCGTGACGCTCTCGTTCGCGCAGTACTTCCTGTTCTTCCTGCGCGCGGCGCGCGCGCCCGGCCGTTGA
- a CDS encoding hydroxyacylglutathione hydrolase C-terminal domain-containing protein encodes MIFDRRRYGKDNYTYLLAAGGDAALVDPGDPDAALALAAAHGVRPRWILHTHGHADHTGGTAAVARALGAQVLGHGGDAARYRPDVDLAGRAEVALGALALRVHPVPGHTPGSVLLEWEGRLLTGDTLFWAGCGNCRHGGDPARLAESFLGPIARLDGGLEVHPGHDYAAPNLAFALALEPDGAAARARLAEVEAAHAAGLEPAPSTLAGERAVNPFLRLDAPGVAAAVARAEPSAAAAGPARRFVALRALRDRA; translated from the coding sequence GTGATCTTCGACCGCCGCCGGTACGGGAAGGACAACTACACGTACCTGCTCGCGGCGGGCGGCGACGCGGCGCTGGTGGACCCGGGCGACCCGGACGCCGCCCTCGCGCTCGCCGCCGCGCACGGCGTCCGCCCGCGCTGGATCCTGCACACGCACGGCCACGCCGACCACACCGGCGGCACGGCCGCGGTGGCGCGCGCGCTCGGCGCGCAGGTGCTCGGCCACGGCGGCGACGCCGCCCGCTACCGGCCCGACGTTGACCTGGCCGGGCGCGCCGAGGTGGCGCTGGGGGCGCTCGCGCTGCGGGTGCACCCGGTCCCGGGCCACACCCCGGGCTCGGTGCTGCTGGAGTGGGAGGGGCGGCTGCTCACCGGCGACACGCTGTTCTGGGCCGGGTGCGGCAACTGCCGGCACGGCGGCGATCCCGCCCGGCTGGCGGAGAGCTTCCTCGGCCCGATCGCGCGGCTCGACGGCGGGCTGGAGGTGCACCCGGGCCACGACTACGCCGCGCCCAACCTCGCGTTCGCGCTGGCACTGGAGCCGGACGGCGCGGCGGCGCGCGCGCGGCTGGCGGAGGTCGAGGCGGCGCACGCCGCCGGCCTCGAGCCCGCGCCGAGCACGCTCGCGGGGGAGCGCGCGGTCAACCCGTTCCTGCGGCTCGACGCGCCCGGCGTCGCCGCCGCGGTGGCGCGCGCCGAGCCGTCCGCCGCGGCCGCCGGCCCGGCGCGGCGGTTCGTGGCGCTCCGCGCGTTGCGCGACCGCGCCTGA